Proteins from one Nitrospirota bacterium genomic window:
- a CDS encoding redoxin domain-containing protein, which yields MKGWHVAIIIALIGIIGLFYAGLGRDPRSIPSVLVGKEAPPFSGPDVQTGENLSLSSYKGKVVVLNFWASWCQECRLEHQALLSINGQFRSHPDFVMLGIDYQDQPGDAIAFLSSFGSTYPHVRDIKGTIAIDYGVYGVPETFVIDRQGIIRFKYVGPIMGPVYSQMTEQIIRPLLEGREPQRS from the coding sequence ATGAAAGGGTGGCATGTCGCAATTATTATTGCCCTTATCGGGATCATAGGGCTTTTTTACGCAGGACTCGGCCGTGACCCGCGCAGCATCCCCTCAGTACTTGTCGGAAAAGAGGCACCCCCATTTTCAGGTCCGGATGTCCAGACCGGCGAAAACCTTTCCCTCAGTTCATACAAAGGGAAGGTAGTAGTCCTTAATTTCTGGGCATCATGGTGTCAGGAATGCAGATTGGAGCATCAGGCACTCCTCTCCATAAATGGACAGTTCAGGAGTCATCCTGATTTCGTAATGCTTGGCATTGATTACCAGGACCAGCCAGGGGATGCAATAGCCTTTCTCAGTTCCTTCGGCAGCACCTATCCCCATGTAAGGGATATCAAAGGCACAATCGCAATTGATTATGGTGTATATGGGGTGCCTGAAACATTTGTTATAGACAGACAGGGAATTATTCGTTTCAAGTATGTCGGTCCGATAATGGGGCCTGTCTATTCACAAATGACTGAACAAATCATACGCCCTCTCTTAGAGGGCAGGGAGCCTCAACGTTCATGA
- a CDS encoding cytochrome c-type biogenesis protein CcmH, with protein MKKVIWIVSFLLLFTAATVIRAEIRDETDLDARTRDVAKTLRCTVCQNESIWDSKADLAKQMREVVRERLAQGQSPEEIQAYFQSRYGDYILLEPRKSGLNWLLWAGPFVLLIVGGVILYIVMRRWVSGTKDTSVEEMPALDEAHRRRIEEELKSFDK; from the coding sequence ATGAAGAAAGTTATATGGATTGTCTCATTCCTCCTTCTGTTCACTGCTGCAACCGTCATCAGGGCTGAAATAAGGGATGAGACTGACCTGGATGCAAGGACAAGGGATGTGGCAAAAACACTTCGATGCACAGTGTGCCAGAATGAATCCATCTGGGACTCCAAAGCTGACCTGGCAAAGCAGATGAGAGAGGTGGTCAGGGAACGGCTTGCGCAGGGCCAAAGCCCGGAAGAGATCCAGGCATATTTTCAAAGCCGCTATGGTGACTATATACTGCTCGAACCACGAAAGTCCGGATTGAACTGGCTCCTATGGGCAGGCCCGTTCGTCCTGCTTATCGTTGGAGGGGTCATCCTCTACATTGTTATGCGCCGCTGGGTCTCAGGGACAAAGGATACCAGCGTTGAAGAAATGCCTGCACTGGATGAGGCACACCGCAGACGAATCGAAGAAGAGCTGAAATCTTTCGACAAATAA
- a CDS encoding tetratricopeptide repeat protein — MFIVYAAVLIIIVLLLIAWPLFRNSRRQPLSQADAATGDAAADLETEKENILASIRDLEADIQGGKLSPADYKRLRDMEEHRLAEILDRIDSIEAAEDETPERRKGLANDNEPSARFRAMNIAVLTILILLIAGGASAVYYYHSVKIQEQNLEAMMENPGAVSMEGTPGPVEMVARLERKLRQNPNDLDGQIMAGRSYMTIQRPEEARKAWSKVIELDPNNIEAYYSMGYLLIQSAAPGNPDSYNKSIEYLDHALLLSPGLPAALYYKGLALAHLKQYDEAVKNWEGAIQNLPPGSEDSEFVKDALRKLKSGNL; from the coding sequence ATGTTCATTGTTTATGCAGCAGTGCTTATAATAATTGTACTGCTCCTGATTGCATGGCCGCTATTTAGAAATAGCAGGCGTCAGCCCCTGTCTCAGGCTGACGCCGCAACAGGAGACGCAGCAGCAGATCTGGAAACAGAAAAAGAGAACATACTCGCATCAATCAGGGATCTGGAGGCTGACATCCAGGGCGGAAAACTCTCTCCGGCCGACTATAAACGGCTCAGGGATATGGAAGAACACCGTCTTGCTGAAATACTTGACCGGATAGACAGCATAGAAGCAGCAGAAGATGAAACGCCTGAACGACGCAAAGGCCTGGCAAATGACAATGAGCCATCTGCCAGGTTCCGGGCCATGAATATAGCAGTATTGACGATACTTATCCTTCTTATCGCAGGGGGCGCTTCCGCAGTCTATTATTATCATTCTGTGAAAATTCAGGAACAAAACCTGGAAGCCATGATGGAGAATCCCGGGGCCGTCTCAATGGAAGGTACACCAGGCCCCGTCGAAATGGTCGCCAGACTGGAACGAAAGCTCAGGCAAAACCCAAATGACCTCGATGGCCAGATTATGGCCGGACGGTCCTATATGACAATTCAAAGGCCGGAAGAGGCCCGGAAGGCATGGAGCAAGGTCATAGAGCTTGATCCCAATAATATAGAGGCCTATTACAGCATGGGATACCTGCTTATTCAGTCAGCTGCCCCGGGCAATCCGGACAGCTATAACAAGTCAATAGAATATCTCGATCATGCACTTTTGCTCTCCCCCGGATTACCGGCTGCCCTCTACTATAAAGGGCTTGCCCTTGCACATCTGAAGCAGTATGATGAGGCAGTAAAGAACTGGGAGGGGGCAATTCAAAATCTCCCGCCAGGCAGTGAAGACTCGGAATTCGTAAAGGACGCACTCAGAAAGCTAAAGAGCGGGAATCTCTAA
- a CDS encoding site-2 protease family protein — MLTAGFKLFRVLGIPIYVNYTWFIVFSLVVYTLAVSYFPYLGPYYEPWIRWMMAFIAAIILFSSILLHELSHSYVAQKQGIRIKSITLFVFGGIAQMVGESRTPSGEIKIAAAGPALSLFISGIFWTIVFVFKRDMATSPVLAISYFLAYTNMMLAVFNLIPGFPLDGGRMLRAFIWKRTNNLNRATLITSRIGKGFAILLIVGGLWDLLNGVFISGLWLIFVGMFLQQAADEGYRQTLLHRTLSSVRIRNIMVSPAISVNDNMTIDHIVNNFFFRYRFNSFPVVSGEELAGIISIHDIKVVEKEKWPYTIVRDVMFKDISAFTISPESGALEALDKMIDTHRGRLVVLEDRRIAGMISQRDIMQMLKLKADLGNS, encoded by the coding sequence ATGCTTACCGCCGGTTTTAAACTTTTCAGGGTCCTGGGTATACCCATATATGTAAACTACACCTGGTTTATTGTATTTTCCCTTGTTGTATATACACTTGCTGTCAGCTACTTTCCTTATCTTGGACCATACTACGAGCCATGGATCAGGTGGATGATGGCTTTTATCGCAGCCATCATCTTATTCTCCTCCATACTGCTGCATGAATTATCTCATTCCTATGTTGCACAAAAACAGGGCATCAGGATTAAGAGCATAACCCTTTTTGTGTTCGGCGGCATAGCTCAAATGGTTGGAGAATCCCGCACCCCTTCAGGAGAAATTAAGATTGCTGCAGCAGGACCTGCCTTGAGCCTTTTCATATCAGGAATATTCTGGACTATAGTATTCGTGTTTAAGCGGGATATGGCTACATCCCCTGTACTGGCAATATCATATTTCCTTGCATACACAAACATGATGCTTGCCGTATTTAACCTTATACCAGGTTTTCCCCTTGACGGCGGGCGTATGCTAAGGGCATTCATTTGGAAGCGCACCAATAACCTGAACAGGGCGACACTTATAACAAGCAGGATAGGCAAAGGTTTTGCCATCCTGCTGATTGTCGGCGGATTGTGGGACTTGCTGAATGGTGTGTTTATAAGCGGCCTCTGGCTTATATTCGTGGGAATGTTCCTTCAGCAGGCGGCTGATGAGGGATACAGGCAGACCCTGCTTCACCGCACCCTCTCCTCTGTCAGGATCAGGAATATCATGGTATCACCCGCAATATCAGTTAATGACAATATGACCATTGACCATATAGTAAACAACTTTTTCTTCCGCTATCGCTTTAACAGTTTTCCGGTTGTTTCAGGAGAGGAGTTGGCCGGCATCATCTCTATTCATGATATAAAGGTTGTAGAAAAAGAGAAATGGCCTTATACTATTGTACGGGATGTAATGTTTAAGGACATTTCTGCCTTTACCATCTCACCTGAGAGCGGAGCACTTGAAGCCCTCGACAAGATGATTGATACCCACCGTGGCAGGCTTGTTGTGCTCGAAGACAGAAGGATAGCCGGCATGATCAGTCAGCGTGACATAATGCAGATGCTGAAATTAAAGGCAGACCTGGGAAATTCATAA
- the glgA gene encoding glycogen synthase GlgA, giving the protein MKKKLSILYCTPEVTPFSKTGGLGDVAGSLPRALAAAGCDIRVITPKYAGINESLHKLKKVAENISFKIGTRDETGGLYKGTLPGSRIPVYFVSSGKYFNRKELYQEGGKDYVDNMERFSFFSMMALHSMERLGWQPDIIHCNDWQTALIPVYLKTFLRTANIRTLFTIHNLGYQGLFGMDKLPLTGLDWSLFRMNGLEFYGQINLLKGGIVFSDIVTTVSPTYSREIQTKEYGCGLEGVLQEHSKNLYGIINGVDYDEWDPSADNHISVKYGIKSIIRKKDCKGDLQKNCGLPVSDAPLIGMVSRLDDHKGYDILAEIMDELMQLDIQMVMLGTGRAKYQDMFRKFKEKYPAKLSVNLFFDNTLAHKIEAGADLFLIPSKYEPCGLSQLYSFRYGTIPVAHKTGGLADTITDYLPSTIAGKTATGFLFSHYSPDDLLKAILLALCVYDDKKAWKNLVTAGMKSDFSWKQPAKEYLGLYKKILDKEAY; this is encoded by the coding sequence ATGAAAAAGAAGTTATCCATTCTTTATTGTACACCTGAGGTCACGCCATTCTCCAAGACAGGAGGGCTTGGAGATGTTGCCGGGAGCTTGCCCAGGGCGCTTGCTGCAGCCGGATGTGATATCCGGGTTATTACACCCAAATATGCCGGGATCAATGAATCATTACATAAATTAAAGAAGGTTGCAGAAAACATATCTTTTAAAATAGGAACCAGGGACGAAACAGGGGGGCTTTATAAGGGGACTCTTCCCGGGAGCAGGATCCCGGTTTATTTCGTCAGTAGCGGCAAATATTTCAACAGAAAGGAACTTTACCAGGAAGGCGGGAAAGATTATGTAGACAACATGGAAAGATTTTCCTTTTTCTCCATGATGGCTCTCCACTCCATGGAAAGGCTGGGTTGGCAGCCTGACATCATTCACTGCAATGACTGGCAGACCGCCCTGATACCCGTGTACTTAAAAACCTTTTTGAGGACAGCAAATATCCGGACCCTTTTTACGATCCATAACCTTGGTTATCAGGGGCTGTTTGGCATGGATAAACTCCCGCTCACAGGGCTTGACTGGAGCCTCTTCAGGATGAACGGACTCGAATTTTACGGACAGATAAATTTACTTAAAGGAGGTATAGTCTTTTCCGATATTGTAACAACAGTGAGTCCGACATACAGCAGGGAAATACAGACTAAGGAATACGGTTGTGGCCTTGAGGGAGTCCTTCAGGAGCATAGTAAAAACCTTTACGGCATTATAAACGGCGTTGACTATGATGAGTGGGATCCATCCGCAGACAATCACATCTCAGTTAAATATGGTATTAAATCGATCATCCGCAAAAAGGACTGTAAAGGAGACCTGCAAAAAAATTGCGGACTCCCGGTTTCAGACGCTCCTCTGATTGGAATGGTATCGAGACTGGACGACCATAAGGGATATGACATACTTGCAGAAATTATGGATGAATTAATGCAACTCGACATACAGATGGTAATGCTTGGCACAGGCAGGGCTAAATATCAGGATATGTTCAGGAAGTTTAAAGAGAAATACCCCGCTAAATTATCTGTTAACCTCTTTTTTGACAATACGCTCGCACACAAGATAGAGGCAGGAGCGGACCTGTTTCTTATACCTTCGAAGTACGAGCCGTGCGGTCTGAGCCAGCTTTATAGTTTCAGGTACGGCACCATACCTGTGGCGCATAAGACAGGTGGGCTTGCTGATACAATAACAGACTATCTCCCTTCGACCATTGCAGGCAAAACAGCCACAGGTTTTCTATTCAGCCATTACAGTCCGGATGACCTGTTAAAGGCCATACTGCTGGCGCTTTGTGTTTATGATGACAAAAAGGCATGGAAGAACCTCGTTACCGCAGGGATGAAGTCAGACTTTTCATGGAAACAACCGGCAAAAGAATATCTGGGGCTTTATAAAAAAATTCTTGATAAGGAGGCGTATTAA
- a CDS encoding 6-phosphofructokinase, whose product MNIGILTGGGDCPGLNSVIRAVVKKASQLGHHVIGIRDGWKGLIELNYKELDKGSASGILHLGGTILGTSRTNPFAKEGNPQRVIENIKKLGLDVLVAIGGDDTLGVANKLYGMGINTIGVPKTIDNDLSATDFTFGFDSAVNIVMNALDNLHSTAESHHRVLVVEVMGRHAGWIATYGGLAGGADYILIPEKPFTIDEVCDSIKRRQASGKRFSIIVAAEGAVLAEGETVITKDIKKDAFGHVMLGGIGKFLCAEIENRTGAECRDVVLGHLQRGGSPTAFDRILATRYGIAAVDLIEKKDFGKMVALRGNQIVAVSLEEGVQKAKTVDMDIYEIATTFFG is encoded by the coding sequence ATGAATATTGGCATTCTGACGGGCGGAGGAGACTGCCCGGGACTGAATTCTGTAATCAGGGCAGTTGTTAAAAAGGCATCACAACTTGGACATCACGTAATTGGTATCAGGGACGGATGGAAAGGGCTGATCGAACTCAACTATAAAGAACTCGACAAAGGGTCTGCCTCCGGGATACTCCATTTGGGAGGCACTATACTCGGGACATCACGGACCAATCCCTTTGCAAAGGAGGGCAATCCTCAGAGGGTAATTGAGAACATAAAGAAACTGGGGCTCGATGTCCTTGTTGCAATCGGAGGGGATGACACACTGGGTGTTGCAAATAAACTTTATGGAATGGGAATCAATACAATAGGAGTACCCAAGACCATAGATAATGACCTGTCAGCCACTGATTTTACATTTGGCTTTGATTCTGCAGTAAACATCGTCATGAATGCCCTTGACAATCTCCACAGCACGGCAGAATCCCATCACAGGGTATTGGTAGTCGAGGTGATGGGACGGCATGCAGGATGGATTGCCACGTATGGAGGACTTGCAGGAGGCGCTGACTATATACTCATCCCTGAGAAGCCTTTCACTATTGATGAGGTATGTGATAGCATAAAACGGAGACAGGCGTCAGGGAAAAGATTCAGCATAATTGTCGCGGCAGAGGGTGCTGTGCTGGCAGAGGGTGAGACAGTCATCACAAAGGATATAAAGAAAGACGCCTTTGGCCATGTAATGCTCGGAGGCATAGGAAAATTCCTGTGTGCAGAGATCGAAAACCGCACAGGGGCGGAGTGCAGGGATGTGGTCCTGGGTCACCTGCAGCGTGGAGGAAGCCCGACGGCCTTTGACAGGATACTGGCAACACGCTATGGAATCGCTGCTGTTGATCTTATAGAAAAAAAGGACTTTGGCAAGATGGTTGCCCTCAGGGGCAATCAGATAGTTGCCGTAAGTCTCGAAGAAGGCGTACAAAAGGCCAAGACAGTGGATATGGATATCTATGAGATTGCCACAACATTTTTCGGGTAA
- a CDS encoding acylphosphatase, with protein sequence MKTRVHLFINGIVQGVFFRDSAKQVAQSLGITGFVKNLPDGRVELVAEGEKDSVDKLVQWCRKGPPAAIVESVEANPEPYNDEFELFDVKRSR encoded by the coding sequence ATGAAGACGAGGGTGCATCTGTTCATCAATGGTATTGTCCAGGGGGTTTTTTTCAGGGATTCAGCCAAACAGGTTGCCCAATCACTTGGTATAACCGGTTTTGTAAAAAACCTGCCGGATGGACGGGTAGAACTGGTTGCTGAAGGGGAAAAGGATTCAGTGGATAAGTTGGTACAATGGTGCCGCAAGGGACCTCCGGCAGCAATAGTCGAATCAGTAGAAGCAAATCCTGAACCTTATAATGATGAGTTTGAACTCTTCGATGTGAAGAGATCACGGTAA
- a CDS encoding DUF1926 domain-containing protein has product MKKINFAMALHFHQPVDNFDSVFKEAYEKSYKPFIDVLEKYPSIKVTLHYSGSLLEWIESNRPELIKRISDLVASGQVEMMTGGFYEPILCVIPRRDSIGQISMMTEYLKNKFHAEARGMWLTERIWEPHLPSLLHDSGIRYLIIDDIHFRYAGLSEDQLHGYYSTEDEGKVVYLFPSSERLRYSIPFREVHETIDYLKGAATEEGDRLLVYGDDGEKFGLWPDTYNWVYNEKWLERFFEALSHESSWLNLTTISEAAKNIRPHGRVYIPTASYREMMEWALPYESCAHFENVLLDIRNNGKEGYYAPFIRGGFWRNFLEKYPESNNMHKKMLRVSTKVSELTDGSSKPIDPDYIGRCVARKGEGLPPNVYEAYLELWRGQVNCPYWHGIFGGLYLGHLRAAVYRHLISAERISDDARHGHGNWIEVEHYDFDCDGSDEILVTTPAISMVVDTHKGGIITELDYRPASFNILNTLARRPEVYHKKIHNSAGSAHNEEGPASIHDISKSKEADLHLHLHYDTYRRGMLIDHILGSDTSLEAVMQNRQTDLGGFPYAPYKSSIKDIRNGRIIVLEGEGVVNGTKVCVTKNIKIEDGSPDLEINYSLRYISGNPCDIWFGPEFNFAMLNGRTDLCRYYTEGGYLEDSCQTSRGESKNVSYFGIENRLIAVNIGLTFSEKCTLWRFPVETVSQSESGFEKEYQGSVLIPQWKFSLDSGMEWGVRIILTMRNI; this is encoded by the coding sequence TTGAAGAAAATCAACTTCGCAATGGCATTGCACTTTCATCAACCTGTTGACAACTTTGACAGTGTCTTTAAGGAAGCATATGAAAAGAGTTACAAACCATTCATTGATGTCCTGGAGAAGTATCCTTCTATAAAGGTTACCCTGCATTACTCCGGAAGCCTGCTTGAATGGATCGAGTCCAACAGGCCTGAGCTTATTAAGAGAATCAGCGATTTAGTCGCCAGCGGACAGGTGGAAATGATGACAGGCGGGTTTTATGAACCAATATTGTGTGTCATACCACGGCGTGATTCTATCGGTCAGATCAGCATGATGACGGAATATTTAAAAAACAAATTCCACGCTGAAGCCAGGGGGATGTGGCTTACAGAACGGATATGGGAGCCTCACCTCCCGAGCCTGCTTCATGATTCTGGCATAAGGTATCTGATAATTGATGATATCCACTTTCGCTATGCGGGACTGTCTGAAGACCAGCTTCATGGATATTATTCAACAGAGGACGAGGGTAAGGTTGTTTATCTCTTTCCGTCCAGTGAAAGGCTCAGGTATTCGATCCCTTTCAGGGAAGTTCATGAGACTATAGACTACCTTAAAGGAGCGGCCACAGAAGAAGGAGACCGGCTTCTTGTTTATGGCGATGACGGAGAGAAGTTCGGGTTGTGGCCGGATACTTACAACTGGGTTTATAACGAGAAGTGGCTTGAACGGTTTTTTGAAGCCCTGAGCCATGAATCGTCCTGGCTCAACCTCACGACAATCAGCGAGGCCGCTAAAAATATACGGCCGCATGGAAGAGTATACATACCGACAGCATCTTACAGGGAAATGATGGAATGGGCGCTTCCCTATGAAAGCTGTGCCCATTTTGAAAATGTCCTTTTGGACATACGAAACAACGGAAAAGAAGGTTATTATGCACCCTTTATCCGGGGTGGCTTCTGGCGTAATTTCCTCGAAAAATATCCTGAATCCAATAATATGCATAAGAAGATGCTCAGGGTAAGTACCAAGGTATCAGAACTGACAGATGGGAGCAGCAAGCCTATTGATCCTGACTACATCGGAAGGTGCGTTGCAAGGAAGGGTGAGGGCCTCCCGCCTAATGTTTATGAGGCATACCTTGAATTATGGAGGGGGCAGGTAAATTGCCCGTACTGGCATGGCATTTTCGGAGGACTCTACCTTGGGCATTTAAGGGCAGCGGTATACAGACACCTGATCAGTGCAGAAAGGATCTCAGATGATGCAAGACATGGACACGGCAACTGGATCGAGGTCGAACACTATGATTTTGATTGCGACGGCAGCGATGAGATATTAGTAACTACTCCGGCAATCTCCATGGTTGTAGATACTCACAAGGGCGGTATAATTACTGAACTTGACTACAGGCCTGCATCATTTAATATTCTTAATACACTGGCGAGAAGACCTGAAGTCTACCATAAGAAGATACATAACTCGGCTGGCAGCGCTCACAATGAAGAAGGGCCGGCCTCCATACATGACATTTCCAAATCAAAAGAGGCTGACCTCCACCTGCATCTTCACTATGACACTTACCGCCGGGGCATGCTGATAGATCACATATTAGGCAGTGACACATCTCTTGAAGCTGTCATGCAAAACAGACAGACTGATCTTGGCGGATTTCCCTACGCACCTTATAAATCTTCCATAAAAGATATCCGGAATGGGAGGATTATAGTCCTTGAGGGAGAGGGTGTTGTTAATGGGACAAAGGTCTGTGTAACAAAGAATATAAAGATTGAAGATGGAAGTCCTGATCTTGAGATAAATTATTCATTGAGGTATATATCAGGCAATCCTTGTGATATTTGGTTCGGCCCTGAATTTAATTTTGCCATGCTCAATGGCAGGACTGACCTCTGCAGGTATTACACAGAAGGCGGCTATCTTGAAGACTCATGTCAGACAAGCAGGGGCGAAAGCAAAAATGTATCATACTTCGGAATAGAAAACAGGCTTATAGCAGTCAATATTGGCCTGACATTTTCTGAGAAATGCACGCTCTGGAGATTCCCTGTTGAGACCGTATCCCAGTCTGAAAGCGGATTTGAGAAAGAATACCAGGGCTCTGTACTGATCCCGCAATGGAAGTTTTCTCTTGATAGTGGCATGGAATGGGGTGTCAGGATAATACTTACCATGCGAAATATCTGA
- a CDS encoding fibronectin type III domain-containing protein: MCYLLFWELIPIASAGEVMLAWDPPTTDSDGYPLTDLGGYKVYYGTASGTYNTSINVNNVTSWTVTNLSEGRGYYFAVTAYDIAGNESDFSNEVIKRIPGIIPGNIDTITPGSVNRVDGYDLIALERAFGTTPVSANWNPLADIDGNGMVDQQDLGILIGNFGAVE, translated from the coding sequence TTGTGTTATCTGCTTTTTTGGGAATTAATTCCCATCGCAAGTGCCGGAGAGGTTATGCTTGCATGGGACCCACCAACAACCGACTCTGATGGCTACCCTCTGACAGACCTTGGCGGCTATAAAGTCTATTATGGGACTGCGTCAGGAACCTATAACACCAGCATAAATGTGAATAATGTTACATCCTGGACTGTGACCAACCTGTCTGAGGGACGAGGTTACTACTTCGCTGTTACTGCCTATGACATTGCAGGAAATGAGAGTGACTTTTCCAATGAGGTAATAAAAAGAATCCCAGGTATTATTCCTGGTAATATTGACACAATCACGCCAGGCTCTGTAAACCGCGTAGACGGCTATGACCTGATTGCATTGGAACGGGCTTTTGGTACTACCCCTGTAAGTGCAAACTGGAATCCTCTCGCGGATATTGATGGCAACGGGATGGTTGATCAGCAGGACCTCGGCATATTGATTGGGAACTTTGGCGCCGTAGAATAA
- a CDS encoding putative Ig domain-containing protein, which translates to MKNKISLSLFWALAVLCLFPLSPVNAFVYSQENPAPGTGSIYLSYNSTQSQGNILALDVRVNSLSGTTPAIGAAFDVNFDPAVLTYDSYLPGNFFEGSDIPDNGNMVKLVASPQAVPGTLIIGLSQNNGDPGASGSGTLLTLKFRVSSTAAQVLQSNVSLSLMNMLDLQGEMIGGLNWYDGQVVQQPLEITTASMPQGTQGSSMTILLNASGGFPPYTWSRQAGSLPPGLSLNSGTGVISGTPSQAGTYPVTIRLTDSLSQGVTRDLNMVINPSLQILTSVLDGTTVNQTYNTALSGSGGTAPLTWDIASGALPPGILLNSATGILSGTPSSSGLFSFSARVRDANGATASRNLTITVYQGISVSTNSLPETTAGAAYNSTLQAQGGAAPYTWTISSGLPAGLSLVSSTGEILGITSTAGNWGFTVTVRDLYGATATKMLAIMVNPAPSIVTASVSSLYQNSTGQGATFTATGGVSPYTWSLVSGALPAGLILDAQSGVVSGTPVKPGKYTFTVRVTDAVGITSNTAYQWVILASPPGNVDFMTSGSVNRVDGYDLIALDIALGISPASPEWNPFADLDGDGDIDNDDLIILQGNFGKSNGQ; encoded by the coding sequence ATGAAAAATAAAATTTCGTTGTCGTTGTTTTGGGCGCTGGCCGTACTATGCCTTTTCCCATTATCGCCGGTTAATGCCTTCGTATACTCACAGGAAAATCCTGCACCTGGAACCGGAAGCATATATCTAAGCTACAATTCAACACAGAGTCAGGGAAATATTCTCGCATTAGATGTAAGGGTTAACTCTTTGTCAGGCACAACGCCTGCGATAGGCGCTGCATTCGATGTCAACTTTGACCCTGCTGTACTGACCTACGACAGTTATCTTCCTGGAAATTTCTTTGAGGGGAGTGACATCCCTGATAACGGAAACATGGTGAAACTGGTTGCAAGTCCTCAGGCAGTGCCGGGAACGTTAATCATAGGGTTGTCACAAAATAACGGGGACCCGGGGGCATCTGGAAGCGGGACTCTTCTGACATTAAAATTCAGGGTATCCTCAACTGCGGCGCAGGTCCTGCAAAGCAATGTCTCCTTATCTCTCATGAACATGTTAGACCTTCAGGGAGAGATGATAGGAGGACTGAACTGGTACGACGGCCAGGTAGTCCAGCAGCCGCTTGAGATCACCACTGCTTCCATGCCACAGGGGACACAGGGGAGCAGTATGACGATTCTCCTCAATGCCTCGGGAGGATTTCCGCCTTACACATGGAGCAGGCAGGCTGGCAGCCTTCCACCAGGTCTTTCGCTTAACTCAGGCACAGGCGTAATATCAGGAACCCCGTCCCAGGCCGGGACTTATCCTGTTACCATCAGATTGACAGACTCATTATCACAGGGTGTAACAAGGGATCTTAACATGGTAATCAATCCCTCATTGCAGATCCTGACCTCTGTACTTGATGGGACTACTGTCAATCAGACATACAACACAGCATTGTCAGGCTCAGGTGGGACTGCCCCGCTGACCTGGGATATTGCATCAGGGGCGTTGCCTCCGGGCATCCTTTTAAACAGTGCAACAGGCATATTAAGCGGCACGCCGTCATCATCAGGCCTGTTCTCCTTTTCAGCCCGGGTTAGAGATGCGAATGGCGCAACTGCATCCAGGAACCTGACAATTACTGTTTATCAGGGAATATCAGTAAGCACAAACTCCCTGCCGGAGACAACAGCAGGCGCTGCCTATAACAGCACCCTGCAGGCGCAGGGCGGGGCAGCACCATACACATGGACAATATCCTCAGGACTTCCTGCGGGTCTTAGCCTTGTCTCATCAACAGGAGAGATACTTGGTATAACATCAACTGCCGGCAACTGGGGATTCACAGTAACTGTCAGAGACCTGTACGGCGCCACTGCAACAAAGATGCTGGCAATCATGGTAAATCCAGCCCCGTCCATAGTGACTGCATCTGTAAGCAGTCTTTATCAGAATAGCACGGGACAGGGCGCAACCTTTACAGCAACAGGCGGGGTATCTCCATATACATGGAGCCTCGTATCAGGGGCCCTTCCTGCAGGCCTGATTCTGGATGCACAAAGCGGCGTTGTCTCTGGTACACCTGTTAAACCTGGAAAGTATACCTTTACAGTAAGGGTAACCGATGCTGTGGGAATAACATCAAACACTGCCTATCAGTGGGTCATTCTCGCATCACCTCCGGGAAATGTTGACTTTATGACATCAGGCTCAGTCAACAGGGTGGACGGATATGACCTCATTGCCCTTGATATTGCACTGGGGATTTCACCTGCTTCACCGGAATGGAATCCATTTGCAGATTTGGATGGTGATGGGGACATTGATAATGATGACCTTATCATCCTCCAGGGGAACTTTGGGAAATCGAATGGACAATAA